The Planctomycetota bacterium genome window below encodes:
- a CDS encoding YkgJ family cysteine cluster protein, which produces MSDKPWFKDGLRFECTQCGDCCTGAPGFVWVNQEEISALAKQIDLDVDAFVKKYVRRVGSRLSLVEYPNGDCVFFDNQKRCCSVYEARPRQCKTWPFWKSNLETPDDWKETREACPGCGKGKLYTVEQIVEQVRVVRV; this is translated from the coding sequence ATGAGTGACAAGCCCTGGTTCAAGGACGGCTTGCGGTTCGAATGCACCCAATGCGGCGATTGTTGCACCGGAGCGCCGGGCTTTGTCTGGGTCAACCAGGAAGAGATTTCGGCATTGGCCAAACAGATTGACCTGGACGTCGACGCCTTCGTCAAGAAGTATGTCCGCCGCGTCGGCTCGCGGCTGAGCCTGGTCGAATACCCGAACGGAGATTGCGTCTTCTTCGACAATCAAAAGCGTTGCTGCAGTGTCTATGAAGCGCGGCCACGCCAGTGCAAGACCTGGCCCTTTTGGAAGTCGAATCTCGAAACGCCGGACGACTGGAAAGAAACTCGCGAAGCCTGCCCTGGTTGTGGCAAGGGAAAGCTCTACACGGTCGAACAGATCGTCGAGCAAGTCCGCGTCGTCCGGGTGTAG
- a CDS encoding integration host factor subunit beta has product MTKKEIVKTISDEIGLTQLKTKEIVQKTFDAIVETLVADKRIELRNFGVFEVKKRAARKARNPRTGDKVYVPEKYVVTFKPGKEMEERVRELERQAAAAAAAKAAQSSDGARPADSARSTDSGHRPTDSGHRPAETIGG; this is encoded by the coding sequence GTGACCAAGAAAGAAATCGTTAAAACGATCTCGGACGAGATTGGGCTGACCCAACTTAAGACCAAAGAGATTGTTCAGAAGACGTTCGATGCCATTGTCGAGACGCTGGTCGCTGACAAGCGTATTGAGCTTCGCAACTTCGGTGTCTTCGAGGTGAAGAAGCGGGCGGCTCGCAAGGCCCGCAATCCTCGCACCGGCGACAAGGTATACGTGCCCGAGAAGTACGTCGTTACCTTCAAGCCCGGTAAGGAGATGGAAGAACGGGTTCGCGAGCTGGAACGCCAGGCGGCTGCTGCCGCTGCTGCCAAGGCAGCACAATCGTCCGATGGGGCTCGCCCCGCGGACAGTGCTCGTTCGACAGACAGTGGCCACCGACCGACAGACAGTGGCCACCGACCGGCTGAAACCATTGGCGGTTAA
- a CDS encoding dihydroorotate dehydrogenase yields the protein MTAAGVDLEVRLGRLRLANPVLVASGTFGYAREMAGLVDIGRLGGVIPKTITRLARPGNSPWRTVETTGGLLNSIGLDNDGLEAFIEHHLPYLRTLPTALIVSIAGRTIDDFVELAARLDKEPGIAALELNISCPNVSGGVDFGTDPQLCRQVVSGVRRACSHPILAKLTPNVTNITHMAAAAAEGGADAVSAVNTCLGMAIDWRKRRPLLGNVVGGLSGPAIKPIALRCVFQIARHVQVPVVGIGGIATLDDAMEFLVAGASAVQVGTANYYDPHATTKILDGLPEAVASLGARSVPDIVGTLTTPIIPPK from the coding sequence GTGACTGCTGCTGGTGTTGATCTCGAAGTCCGGCTCGGCCGGTTGCGGCTGGCCAACCCTGTGCTAGTGGCTTCGGGCACTTTTGGCTACGCCCGCGAGATGGCCGGCCTGGTCGATATCGGCCGCCTCGGTGGCGTGATTCCCAAGACGATCACCCGGCTGGCCCGCCCTGGCAACTCGCCGTGGCGCACGGTTGAAACGACCGGTGGCTTACTCAATTCGATCGGCCTGGACAATGACGGCCTCGAAGCGTTCATCGAGCATCACCTTCCCTACCTGCGGACGCTGCCGACGGCGCTGATCGTCAGTATTGCCGGCCGCACGATCGACGACTTTGTCGAGTTGGCCGCGCGGCTCGACAAAGAGCCGGGCATTGCCGCGCTGGAACTGAATATCTCGTGCCCGAACGTCAGCGGCGGCGTCGACTTTGGCACCGATCCGCAGTTGTGTCGGCAGGTGGTGTCGGGCGTGCGCCGCGCGTGCTCGCACCCGATCCTGGCCAAGCTCACGCCCAACGTGACGAACATTACCCATATGGCCGCCGCCGCCGCCGAAGGTGGCGCCGACGCGGTCTCGGCCGTCAACACATGCCTGGGCATGGCGATCGACTGGCGGAAGCGCCGGCCGCTGCTGGGAAACGTGGTCGGCGGGCTCAGCGGCCCGGCCATCAAGCCGATCGCCCTGCGGTGCGTGTTTCAGATCGCGCGACACGTTCAGGTGCCGGTTGTCGGCATTGGCGGCATCGCCACGCTGGACGACGCCATGGAGTTCCTCGTGGCCGGGGCCAGCGCGGTGCAAGTCGGCACGGCGAATTACTATGACCCGCATGCCACGACCAAAATCCTGGACGGCCTGCCCGAGGCGGTGGCTTCGCTGGGGGCACGGTCAGTGCCAGACATCGTCGGCACCCTGACCACGCCGATCATCCCACCCAAGTAA
- the trpS gene encoding tryptophan--tRNA ligase yields the protein MRVLSGIQPTGRFHWGNYFGAIRQYIDLQNGHEAYYFIANLHALTTVREATVLQGYTLDAALDLLALGLDPQRATLFVQSDVPEVSELCWLLMTGTTMGLLERCHAYKDKKAKGLPADAGLFTYPVLMAADILSYDADLVPVGEDQNQHIEVCRDIATSFNHHFGDTFVIPKAHIVASTAKVPGIDGEKMSKSYDNTIELFEEPKALRKKIMRIATDSRPLDQPKEPEGDHLFQLYSLFANDQQREEMAALYRRGGFGYGDIKKALADLAEKFFAEPRARRAELAANPGVVREVLGDGASQARKKASQVLIRAKRACGL from the coding sequence ATGCGTGTACTCTCTGGCATTCAACCGACCGGCCGGTTTCACTGGGGCAACTATTTCGGCGCCATCCGGCAGTACATCGACTTGCAGAACGGCCACGAAGCCTATTACTTCATCGCCAACCTGCACGCCCTGACCACGGTGCGCGAGGCGACCGTGCTGCAAGGCTACACGCTCGACGCCGCGCTCGACCTGTTGGCCCTTGGCCTCGATCCGCAGCGGGCGACGTTGTTCGTCCAGTCCGATGTGCCCGAGGTGAGCGAACTGTGCTGGCTGCTGATGACCGGCACGACCATGGGGCTGCTCGAACGCTGCCACGCCTACAAGGACAAGAAAGCCAAGGGGCTGCCAGCTGACGCGGGGCTGTTCACCTATCCGGTGCTGATGGCGGCGGACATCCTCAGCTATGACGCCGACCTGGTTCCCGTGGGGGAGGACCAGAACCAGCACATCGAAGTTTGCCGCGACATCGCCACCAGCTTCAACCATCACTTTGGCGACACGTTCGTCATTCCCAAGGCCCACATCGTCGCCTCGACGGCCAAGGTGCCGGGCATCGACGGCGAAAAAATGTCGAAAAGCTACGACAACACCATCGAGTTGTTCGAAGAACCCAAGGCGCTGCGCAAGAAGATCATGCGCATCGCCACCGACTCGCGGCCACTGGATCAGCCCAAGGAACCCGAGGGGGACCATCTGTTCCAGCTCTATTCGCTGTTCGCCAACGATCAACAGCGCGAGGAGATGGCGGCGTTGTATCGCCGCGGCGGGTTCGGCTATGGCGACATCAAAAAAGCGCTGGCCGATCTGGCCGAGAAGTTCTTTGCCGAGCCGCGCGCCCGCCGGGCCGAATTGGCGGCCAACCCGGGCGTGGTCCGCGAGGTGCTGGGCGACGGAGCGAGCCAAGCGCGGAAGAAAGCCTCGCAAGTTCTGATTCGAGCCAAGCGAGCCTGCGGTTTGTGA
- the acpS gene encoding holo-ACP synthase translates to MNVLGLGSDIVECLRIARMIERHGELFLNRVFTPQEIRFCMSRRHATQAYAGRYAAKEAVFKALGIQRGPGLRWLDLDLREDTPGKIAVGMRGGVRDAVIERGAREIMVTIAHCRSHATATAIVLGGDHTLPEEE, encoded by the coding sequence ATGAACGTCCTAGGTCTTGGCAGCGATATTGTTGAATGTCTGCGGATTGCGCGGATGATCGAACGGCATGGCGAGCTGTTCCTGAACCGCGTCTTCACGCCGCAGGAGATTCGCTTTTGCATGTCGCGCCGCCACGCCACCCAGGCCTATGCCGGCCGCTATGCCGCCAAGGAAGCGGTCTTCAAGGCGCTGGGCATTCAACGCGGGCCGGGCTTGCGCTGGCTGGACCTGGACTTGCGCGAGGACACGCCAGGCAAGATCGCCGTCGGTATGCGCGGCGGCGTGCGCGACGCGGTGATCGAGCGCGGCGCGCGCGAGATCATGGTCACTATCGCCCACTGCCGCAGCCACGCCACGGCCACGGCCATCGTGCTGGGGGGGGATCACACGCTGCCCGAGGAAGAATGA
- a CDS encoding four helix bundle protein: MPFAFEKLEVYQKAISFADRVCTASEKFPRGYGFLVDQLNRAALSIAANIAEGNGRFTKPDRKNFFGIGLALLGFIFFPILGFGDAKYQPAVTH, encoded by the coding sequence ATGCCTTTCGCCTTCGAGAAGCTCGAAGTCTACCAGAAGGCAATTTCATTCGCTGATCGAGTATGTACTGCGAGCGAAAAGTTCCCTCGCGGCTACGGTTTCTTGGTCGACCAACTGAATCGCGCGGCACTCTCGATTGCCGCGAACATTGCCGAGGGAAACGGGCGATTCACCAAGCCCGATCGAAAGAACTTCTTCGGCATTGGGCTGGCGCTGCTGGGATTCATCTTCTTCCCGATCCTGGGCTTTGGCGACGCCAAGTACCAGCCGGCGGTCACTCACTAG
- a CDS encoding squalene--hopene cyclase has translation MPQQPAAPRPLGPRPLGPTPLGAPPQNPPPGYPPTMPNAAPPNGAAPYLPPASAPPTGGAQPGLLPPGMPEPDGYRISDGPARPVLYRPGMTPAPGPGPGFPGAPGSGRVRGPTETRAPTVRTRDNEDEWVDPKQRLEEQAKRFAPPVLISMIVHMVLVIIMGLIHLQVPNNKNQIALVASTTEELGEQELDPTRMEVERNLLDNQMLQSLDIPVVENPFNEAPAITADHLIGNQPIGTGVQVSVSVHLAGRQRGMKNVLRGKYGGKGTEGVVTAGLQWLANNQDKKGSWSLMGPYAHGAVAENREAATAMALLAFQGDGHTHLAKGPFQKNVADGVNWLLKSQRSDGDFFGGGQRDQHLYTHAQCTMAVCELYALSKDSALKIAAERAVNFIVEAQSDLGGWRYTPRSDADVSVTGWMVMALQSAMMAGIEVPLDTLKHTQEFLDKCTSDGSQYSYLANQQSPTRSMTAEALLCRQYLGWAQDDTRLTTGAKMLIDPKNNGLPDWKDRDHYYWYYATQVMHHMEGDYWETWNPIMRDLLVNHQVQQGKERGSWDPMGADPDLWSQRGTGGRLYVTCLSLYMLEVYYRHMPIYSEMRQKLEAAGAK, from the coding sequence ATGCCTCAGCAGCCCGCCGCGCCGCGACCGCTCGGGCCACGGCCACTTGGTCCCACGCCACTCGGCGCGCCGCCACAGAATCCTCCGCCAGGCTATCCGCCCACGATGCCTAATGCCGCGCCGCCGAATGGCGCTGCGCCATATCTGCCGCCAGCCAGCGCGCCGCCGACCGGCGGAGCACAGCCTGGCTTGCTTCCCCCGGGCATGCCCGAGCCCGACGGCTATCGCATCTCTGATGGTCCCGCGCGGCCGGTGCTGTATCGCCCCGGCATGACGCCCGCCCCAGGGCCCGGCCCCGGTTTTCCCGGCGCCCCGGGCAGCGGCCGCGTGCGCGGCCCGACCGAGACGCGCGCCCCCACGGTTCGCACTCGCGACAACGAAGACGAATGGGTCGACCCCAAGCAACGGCTCGAAGAGCAGGCCAAACGATTCGCGCCGCCGGTGCTGATCAGCATGATCGTTCACATGGTGCTGGTGATCATCATGGGCCTGATTCATTTGCAAGTGCCCAACAATAAGAATCAGATCGCGCTGGTGGCCAGCACGACCGAGGAACTGGGCGAACAGGAACTCGACCCCACGCGGATGGAAGTTGAACGCAATCTGCTCGACAACCAAATGCTTCAATCGCTCGACATCCCCGTCGTCGAGAATCCGTTCAACGAAGCGCCGGCGATCACGGCGGACCATTTGATTGGCAATCAGCCGATCGGCACGGGCGTCCAGGTGAGCGTGTCGGTTCACCTGGCCGGTCGGCAGCGCGGCATGAAGAACGTCCTGCGCGGCAAGTACGGCGGCAAAGGAACCGAAGGAGTCGTGACGGCGGGCCTGCAATGGTTGGCCAACAATCAAGACAAGAAGGGCTCGTGGAGCCTGATGGGGCCGTACGCCCACGGTGCCGTCGCCGAGAATCGCGAAGCCGCCACCGCGATGGCGTTGCTGGCCTTCCAAGGTGACGGTCATACGCACCTGGCCAAAGGGCCGTTCCAGAAGAACGTGGCCGACGGCGTGAACTGGCTGCTCAAGTCACAGCGCAGCGACGGCGACTTCTTCGGCGGCGGCCAGCGCGACCAACATCTTTACACCCACGCCCAATGCACGATGGCGGTGTGCGAGTTGTACGCGCTGTCCAAGGACAGCGCGCTCAAGATCGCGGCCGAGCGCGCGGTCAACTTCATCGTCGAGGCGCAAAGCGACCTCGGCGGCTGGCGTTACACGCCCCGCAGCGACGCCGACGTTTCGGTCACCGGCTGGATGGTGATGGCGCTGCAAAGCGCGATGATGGCCGGCATTGAAGTCCCCCTGGACACGCTCAAGCACACGCAAGAGTTCCTCGACAAGTGTACGAGCGACGGCAGCCAGTACAGCTACCTGGCCAATCAGCAGAGCCCTACCCGGTCGATGACGGCCGAGGCGTTGCTGTGTCGGCAGTATCTGGGCTGGGCCCAGGACGACACGCGATTGACCACCGGGGCCAAAATGTTGATCGATCCCAAGAACAACGGCCTGCCCGACTGGAAGGATCGGGACCATTACTACTGGTACTACGCCACCCAGGTCATGCACCACATGGAAGGGGACTACTGGGAGACATGGAACCCGATCATGCGCGACTTGCTGGTCAACCATCAGGTGCAGCAAGGCAAGGAGCGCGGCAGTTGGGATCCAATGGGGGCCGATCCCGATCTGTGGTCGCAGCGCGGCACGGGCGGCCGCTTGTACGTGACCTGCTTGTCACTCTACATGCTCGAAGTCTATTACCGGCACATGCCGATCTACTCGGAGATGCGTCAGAAGCTGGAAGCGGCCGGCGCGAAGTGA
- a CDS encoding TetR/AcrR family transcriptional regulator, which translates to MRCFLEQGIADTTIEQIRHASGASHGSIYHHFGSKEAIALALYVEGMTDYQQRVIARLHEHQTARDGIRAMVLEHLAIVAEDPNLSMYLTRIGTADVSDEAAQQIALANQGLYREVYAWLLPFIDSGEMVRVAPALYVSMIVGSAAHFARHWLANRLTHELPEVAEQLADAAWKSLAPSV; encoded by the coding sequence TTGCGCTGTTTCCTCGAACAAGGCATCGCCGACACCACGATCGAGCAAATCCGACACGCTTCGGGTGCCAGCCACGGCAGCATTTACCATCACTTCGGCAGCAAAGAGGCCATTGCCTTGGCCTTGTACGTCGAAGGGATGACCGACTATCAGCAACGCGTCATCGCCCGGCTTCACGAGCACCAAACCGCCCGCGACGGCATTCGGGCGATGGTCCTCGAACACCTGGCGATCGTCGCCGAAGACCCGAACCTGTCGATGTATCTGACGCGCATCGGCACCGCCGACGTGTCGGACGAAGCGGCCCAGCAGATCGCGCTGGCCAATCAGGGGTTGTATCGCGAGGTTTACGCTTGGCTGCTGCCGTTCATCGACTCGGGCGAGATGGTGCGCGTCGCGCCGGCCTTGTACGTCTCGATGATTGTCGGTTCCGCCGCCCATTTTGCCCGGCACTGGCTCGCCAACCGCCTGACCCACGAATTGCCGGAAGTTGCCGAGCAACTGGCCGACGCCGCCTGGAAATCGCTCGCGCCCAGCGTGTAA
- a CDS encoding VOC family protein: MPWRPHHLGLTVANLDRSIAFYRDVLGFKLLRRRTTNADYIGRQTGYDGVMFDVASFQLGDAEDCSLELVQYLSHAGAPHEPATNISGTAHLCFQVDNLAATYERLASRGVTFKSPPVAITSGPNQGGGGVYLRDPDGFTIELFEPPPQLKRDESIQGTVPADITSTTSA, translated from the coding sequence ATGCCCTGGCGTCCGCACCATCTTGGCCTGACCGTGGCGAACCTCGATCGCTCGATCGCGTTCTATCGCGACGTGCTGGGGTTCAAGTTGCTGCGCCGCCGCACGACCAATGCCGACTACATCGGCCGCCAGACCGGCTATGACGGCGTGATGTTCGACGTGGCGTCGTTTCAACTGGGGGACGCCGAGGACTGTTCGCTCGAGCTGGTGCAATACCTGTCGCACGCCGGCGCGCCCCACGAGCCGGCCACGAACATTTCGGGCACGGCCCATCTTTGCTTCCAGGTCGACAACCTGGCCGCCACGTACGAGCGGCTGGCGTCGCGCGGCGTGACGTTCAAATCGCCGCCGGTGGCGATTACCTCGGGACCGAATCAAGGGGGCGGCGGTGTCTACCTGCGCGATCCCGACGGTTTCACCATCGAACTGTTCGAGCCGCCGCCGCAACTCAAGCGGGACGAATCGATCCAGGGCACGGTGCCCGCGGACATCACCTCAACAACGTCAGCCTAG
- a CDS encoding DUF1501 domain-containing protein, with amino-acid sequence MSNGFTTRPTSAAPAAWNSLLARRDLLRTSALGVGASLLPAGLRQSLAVEAKTREARSVILLWMAGGVTHIDSFDPKPDAPEEIRGTLGAISTSLPGVQFNEALPCLAQQAHRLAVVRSFSHDTNDHFLGQAWALSGRRATPAQITSEPNVGAIVSKLHGSRAGFPGYIAVPGTTRPGPPPKNLFTGGWLGMQYGPFSSGGTPRNEDFTAKVAEADETEFNQQSLRLQADVDAGRMTRRRSLLAQLEDRARAAEKQAELGAYDGQFDSAYHMLTAPVVRRAFDLSQESDATRERYGRTKIGQRCLLARRLVEADAPFVMVDYGYDPEFGNLWDNHCAPGQNQPHISQMSKLPYHLGGFDRGAAALVADLDERGLLDRTLVVFLTEFGRTPKINKLGGRDHWGMAGSIFFAGGGVRGGQVIGATDRQAGSPTTSPYGPWDVAATIYHALGIDPETILHDQQRRPMAVLPQGKTIPMFG; translated from the coding sequence ATGTCGAACGGCTTTACGACTCGCCCGACGTCGGCGGCGCCCGCGGCCTGGAACTCGTTGCTGGCGCGGCGCGATTTGTTGCGCACCAGCGCGCTCGGCGTCGGGGCGTCGCTGTTGCCGGCCGGGCTGCGGCAATCGCTCGCCGTCGAGGCCAAAACACGCGAGGCTCGGTCGGTAATCCTGCTCTGGATGGCGGGCGGTGTGACGCATATCGATTCATTCGATCCCAAGCCCGACGCGCCGGAAGAAATCCGCGGCACGCTCGGCGCCATCAGCACCTCTTTGCCCGGCGTGCAATTCAACGAAGCCCTGCCCTGTCTGGCCCAGCAAGCCCACCGGCTGGCCGTGGTTCGTAGCTTTTCGCACGACACGAACGATCACTTCCTCGGCCAGGCCTGGGCACTGTCCGGGCGGCGTGCCACACCGGCGCAGATTACCAGCGAACCAAACGTCGGCGCCATCGTCTCGAAGCTGCACGGCTCACGAGCCGGCTTTCCTGGCTACATCGCCGTCCCCGGCACCACGCGCCCCGGGCCGCCCCCCAAGAATCTGTTCACCGGCGGCTGGCTCGGAATGCAGTATGGGCCGTTCTCGTCGGGAGGGACACCGCGCAACGAAGATTTCACCGCCAAGGTGGCCGAGGCCGATGAGACCGAGTTCAACCAACAATCGTTGCGTCTGCAAGCCGATGTCGATGCCGGTCGGATGACGCGCCGCCGCTCGCTGCTGGCCCAACTGGAAGATCGCGCCCGGGCTGCCGAGAAGCAAGCCGAGTTGGGCGCATACGACGGCCAGTTCGACAGCGCCTATCACATGTTGACCGCGCCGGTGGTCCGCCGGGCGTTCGACCTTTCGCAAGAAAGCGACGCCACCCGCGAACGCTATGGCCGGACCAAGATCGGCCAGCGCTGCCTGCTGGCCCGCCGACTGGTCGAGGCCGACGCGCCATTCGTGATGGTCGACTACGGCTACGACCCCGAGTTCGGCAACCTATGGGACAATCACTGCGCCCCTGGCCAGAATCAGCCGCACATTTCCCAGATGAGCAAGCTGCCGTACCATCTGGGCGGTTTCGATCGGGGCGCGGCGGCGCTGGTGGCCGACCTGGACGAGCGCGGGCTGCTGGACCGGACGCTGGTGGTATTTCTGACCGAGTTCGGCCGCACGCCTAAGATCAACAAGCTAGGCGGCCGCGATCATTGGGGAATGGCCGGCTCGATTTTCTTTGCCGGCGGCGGAGTGCGTGGCGGCCAGGTGATCGGTGCCACTGATCGCCAAGCCGGCTCGCCCACCACATCACCCTACGGCCCGTGGGACGTGGCGGCCACGATCTATCACGCGCTGGGCATTGATCCAGAGACGATTCTCCACGACCAACAGCGACGCCCGATGGCCGTCTTGCCGCAAGGGAAGACGATTCCGATGTTTGGTTGA
- a CDS encoding purine-nucleoside phosphorylase, which produces MFLCVVLITGSSVVSCPWSVVGKAYSLGVLLAKPGPSSGQAGVICWSLPKAAEQGPVSDELYDQIQAAAAVIRARHARRPRVALVLGSGLGQLAERFEDATRFDYHELPHFIRATVIGHQGRLVCGRLEGVEVVAMQGRNHGYEGYTQRQVTFPVRVMRALGAEILIVSNAAGGINPYYEQGDVVALDDHINMTFDNPLVGPNDERLGSRWPDMCQPYCPRLIALAQQAGRAADFPVHRGVYLAVRGPNYEPRAEYRFYRQIGADLVGMSTVPEVIVGVHAGMRVLGLSVVTNLCTPEALGKVTGAEVVAVAEKAANRLAAVVCSVLRNLEAA; this is translated from the coding sequence ATGTTCTTGTGCGTGGTGTTAATCACTGGATCGTCCGTAGTCAGTTGTCCGTGGTCCGTTGTTGGGAAAGCCTACTCGTTGGGCGTCTTGCTTGCCAAGCCGGGGCCTTCGAGTGGTCAAGCTGGCGTGATATGCTGGTCGCTCCCCAAAGCAGCGGAGCAAGGCCCGGTGAGCGACGAACTTTACGACCAGATTCAGGCGGCGGCCGCGGTGATTCGCGCGCGCCATGCGCGGCGGCCCCGGGTGGCGCTGGTCCTGGGGAGCGGCCTGGGACAACTGGCCGAGCGGTTCGAGGACGCCACTCGATTCGACTATCACGAGCTGCCCCATTTCATTCGTGCGACAGTTATCGGCCACCAGGGGCGGCTCGTCTGTGGCCGGTTGGAAGGTGTCGAGGTCGTGGCCATGCAAGGTCGCAACCACGGCTACGAAGGCTACACGCAACGGCAGGTCACGTTTCCGGTGCGCGTGATGCGGGCGCTGGGGGCCGAGATCCTGATCGTGTCGAACGCGGCCGGCGGCATCAACCCTTATTACGAGCAAGGGGACGTCGTCGCGCTGGACGATCATATCAACATGACGTTCGACAACCCGCTGGTCGGGCCCAACGACGAACGGCTGGGCTCGCGCTGGCCCGATATGTGCCAGCCCTATTGCCCGCGCTTGATCGCCCTTGCTCAACAGGCCGGTCGGGCCGCCGACTTTCCGGTGCATCGCGGCGTCTATCTGGCGGTGCGGGGGCCGAACTATGAACCGCGGGCCGAGTATCGCTTCTACCGGCAGATCGGCGCCGACCTGGTCGGCATGTCAACCGTGCCCGAGGTGATCGTCGGGGTACACGCCGGGATGCGCGTGCTAGGGCTGTCGGTGGTGACGAACCTGTGTACCCCCGAGGCGCTGGGCAAAGTGACCGGAGCCGAAGTGGTGGCCGTGGCCGAGAAAGCAGCGAATCGGCTGGCGGCCGTCGTATGCAGCGTCCTCAGAAACCTCGAAGCGGCTTAA
- the ade gene encoding adenine deaminase, which produces MLGGDFTVSGNIVDIPGRKIYGGTVEVRAGRIAVITPSDEKFDTYLLPGFVDAHVHVESSLLIPSEFARLAVVHGTVATVSDPHEIANVVGTAGVDYMLADARRAPLKISFGAPSCVPATPFDHAGATLGPEAVAQLLDRPEIRYLSEMMNFPGVVSGVPDVLAKCAAARQRNKPIDGHAPGLRGDGLVKYIAQRILTDHECVAIDEAREKLERGMKILIREGSAARNFDALWPLLKEAPDRVMLCSDDKHSNDLVLGHIDVLVRRALANGVPLFNVLQAACVNPVLHYGLPVGLLRVSDPADLIEVDSLEQFAVLRTWIDGTLVAERGSSLLPHRPGAPINQFAARPKSPADFALKAEGRVARVIEAVDGMIITRRSQTTVKFENGLVVADPANDVLKIASVDRYADGRPSVVLVRNFGLRHGAIASTVAHDSHNIVAVGADDASLARAVNLLVENQGGISCVGPGVEAVLPLPVAGLMSGDDGYRVAAEYARLDELAKQLGSQLAAPYMTLSFMALLVIPTLKLGPEGLFDVDQFAPVSLWVE; this is translated from the coding sequence ATGCTCGGCGGCGACTTCACCGTCTCGGGCAACATCGTCGATATTCCTGGTCGAAAGATTTATGGCGGCACGGTCGAAGTTCGCGCGGGCCGGATCGCCGTAATCACGCCGAGCGATGAGAAGTTCGACACCTATCTGTTGCCCGGCTTTGTCGACGCCCACGTCCACGTCGAAAGCTCGCTATTGATTCCCAGCGAGTTCGCCCGACTGGCGGTCGTGCATGGGACGGTGGCGACCGTTTCGGACCCGCACGAGATCGCCAACGTGGTCGGGACGGCCGGCGTCGACTACATGCTGGCCGACGCGCGCCGCGCCCCGCTGAAGATTTCGTTTGGCGCCCCGTCGTGCGTGCCGGCCACGCCGTTCGATCACGCCGGCGCGACGCTCGGGCCCGAGGCCGTCGCCCAGTTGCTCGACCGCCCCGAGATTCGCTACCTGAGCGAGATGATGAACTTTCCGGGCGTCGTGTCGGGGGTGCCCGACGTGCTGGCCAAGTGTGCGGCGGCCCGCCAGCGCAACAAGCCGATCGACGGCCACGCGCCGGGCTTGCGCGGCGACGGGCTGGTCAAGTACATCGCCCAGCGGATCCTGACCGATCACGAATGCGTCGCCATCGACGAAGCCCGCGAAAAGCTCGAACGGGGGATGAAGATTCTGATCCGCGAAGGTTCGGCGGCGCGGAACTTCGACGCCTTGTGGCCGCTGCTGAAGGAAGCGCCTGACCGCGTGATGCTCTGTAGCGACGACAAGCACTCCAACGACCTGGTGCTGGGGCACATTGACGTGTTGGTCCGCCGGGCGCTGGCCAACGGGGTGCCGCTGTTCAACGTGCTGCAAGCCGCGTGCGTCAATCCGGTATTGCATTACGGCTTGCCGGTGGGGCTGTTGCGTGTTAGCGACCCGGCCGATCTGATCGAGGTTGACAGCCTGGAACAGTTCGCCGTGCTGCGAACCTGGATCGACGGGACGCTGGTGGCCGAGCGGGGCAGTTCATTGTTGCCCCATCGCCCCGGCGCGCCGATCAACCAATTTGCCGCCCGGCCTAAGTCGCCCGCCGATTTCGCCCTCAAAGCCGAGGGACGCGTGGCCCGGGTGATTGAAGCGGTCGACGGGATGATTATCACCCGCCGCAGCCAGACAACCGTGAAATTCGAAAACGGCTTGGTCGTCGCCGACCCCGCCAACGACGTGCTGAAAATCGCCTCGGTCGATCGCTATGCCGACGGGCGTCCCTCGGTGGTGCTCGTGCGCAACTTTGGACTCCGACACGGAGCGATCGCCTCGACCGTGGCCCACGACTCGCACAATATCGTGGCCGTCGGGGCCGACGATGCGTCGTTGGCTCGGGCTGTGAACCTGCTGGTCGAGAACCAGGGTGGCATCTCGTGCGTCGGCCCGGGCGTCGAGGCGGTGTTGCCGTTGCCGGTCGCCGGCTTGATGAGCGGTGACGACGGCTACCGTGTGGCGGCCGAGTACGCGCGGCTGGACGAGTTGGCCAAGCAGCTCGGTTCGCAGTTGGCCGCGCCGTACATGACGCTGTCGTTCATGGCGCTGCTGGTGATTCCAACGCTCAAGCTCGGCCCCGAGGGGCTGTTCGACGTCGATCAATTCGCGCCGGTCAGCCTGTGGGTCGAGTGA